Proteins from a single region of Carassius gibelio isolate Cgi1373 ecotype wild population from Czech Republic chromosome A5, carGib1.2-hapl.c, whole genome shotgun sequence:
- the LOC128011751 gene encoding uncharacterized protein LOC128011751 isoform X2: MPCAQSATSSSLDSSTPPQNSALRTFDPLNSTENTPVRSESSLAKSVNPVLGDSMRPHVENEAETSIIKPAEQPLKKPVPVKDITEKHIVIPVEEPLKTHADTPKTDIVQKPTEKPVEDPMKTPTDVPVENIVVKPEEESLKTHTETLVDGASTDQTQSSGSLQENTAKPLENKEDNTVEQVTIAQAPVVEAPLQPSDHGELSLVSALETPTTELTQEPSEVAPEEHNRLNSEAELNVAVAGVLLVISLHLCTTLLGKSSVRNALIKSSSSDDSSHSNLLLQLITMTTKHISESTT; encoded by the exons ATGCCATGTGCACAGAGTGCCACCTCCTCCAGCTTGGACTCATCCACACCTCCTCAAAACTCAGCCTTGAGGACGTTTGA CCCTCTGAACTCAACAGAAAACACACCAGTCAGGAGTGAGTCCAGTCTGGCCAAAAG TGTAAATCCTGTCCTTGGGGACTCCATGAGACCACATGTTGAGAATGAAGCGGAGACATCAATAATCAAACCCGCAGAGCAACCATTGAAGAAACCTGTTCCTGTAAAGGACATAACAGAAAAACATATCGTCATACCTGTAGAGGAACCACTGAAGACACATGCAGACACTCCTAAAACAGATATAGTGCAGAAACCTACAGAAAAACCTGTAGAGGATCCAATGAAGACACCTACAGATGTTCCTGTAGAGAACATAGTGGTGAAACCTGAAGAAGAATCACTGAAGACACATACAGAGACTCTGGTGGATGGAGCTTCAACAGATCAAACACAATCCAGTGGATCACTGCAGGAGAATACAGCAAAGCCTTTAGAGAATAAAGAAGACAACACAGTTGAACAAGTCACAATAGCACAAGCCCCTGTAGTAGAGGCTCCACTCCAACCAAGTGATCATGGGGAACTTTCACTAGTATCTGCTCTGGAAACTCCAACTACAGAGCTGACCCAAGAACCCTCTGAGGTAGCCCCGGAAGAGCACAATAGACTGAACAGTGAAGCTGAATTGAA tGTAGCGGTTGCTGGAGTCCTCTTGGTGATCTCTCTTCATCTTTGTACCACTTTGCTGGGAAAATCCTCTGTGAGAAATGCTTTGATCAAATCTTCCAGCTCTGATGACTCATCCCACAGCAACCTACTACTGCAGCTTATCACCATGACAACTAAGCACATCTCAGAGTCTACTACTTAG
- the LOC128011751 gene encoding LIM and calponin homology domains-containing protein 1-like isoform X1, which yields MPCAQSATSSSLDSSTPPQNSALRTFDPLNSTENTPVRSESSLAKSVNPVLGDSMRPHVENEAETSIIKPAEQPLKKPVPVKDITEKHIVIPVEEPLKTHADTPKTDIVQKPTEKPVEDPMKTPTDVPVENIVVKPEEESLKTHTETLVDGASTDQTQSSGSLQENTAKPLENKEDNTVEQVTIAQAPVVEAPLQPSDHGELSLVSALETPTTELTQEPSEVAPEEHNRLNSEAELNVKDKTMCSFCKLPLNVNVKIFVNIPAICCHPDCFKCSGCWSPLGDLSSSLYHFAGKILCEKCFDQIFQL from the exons ATGCCATGTGCACAGAGTGCCACCTCCTCCAGCTTGGACTCATCCACACCTCCTCAAAACTCAGCCTTGAGGACGTTTGA CCCTCTGAACTCAACAGAAAACACACCAGTCAGGAGTGAGTCCAGTCTGGCCAAAAG TGTAAATCCTGTCCTTGGGGACTCCATGAGACCACATGTTGAGAATGAAGCGGAGACATCAATAATCAAACCCGCAGAGCAACCATTGAAGAAACCTGTTCCTGTAAAGGACATAACAGAAAAACATATCGTCATACCTGTAGAGGAACCACTGAAGACACATGCAGACACTCCTAAAACAGATATAGTGCAGAAACCTACAGAAAAACCTGTAGAGGATCCAATGAAGACACCTACAGATGTTCCTGTAGAGAACATAGTGGTGAAACCTGAAGAAGAATCACTGAAGACACATACAGAGACTCTGGTGGATGGAGCTTCAACAGATCAAACACAATCCAGTGGATCACTGCAGGAGAATACAGCAAAGCCTTTAGAGAATAAAGAAGACAACACAGTTGAACAAGTCACAATAGCACAAGCCCCTGTAGTAGAGGCTCCACTCCAACCAAGTGATCATGGGGAACTTTCACTAGTATCTGCTCTGGAAACTCCAACTACAGAGCTGACCCAAGAACCCTCTGAGGTAGCCCCGGAAGAGCACAATAGACTGAACAGTGAAGCTGAATTGAA TGTGAAAGATAAAACCATGTGTTCCTTCTGCAAGCTGcccttaaatgtaaatgtgaaaatcTTTGTCAACATTCCTGCCATTTGCTGCCATCCGGATTGTTTCAAG tGTAGCGGTTGCTGGAGTCCTCTTGGTGATCTCTCTTCATCTTTGTACCACTTTGCTGGGAAAATCCTCTGTGAGAAATGCTTTGATCAAATCTTCCAGCTCTGA
- the LOC128011751 gene encoding uncharacterized protein LOC128011751 isoform X3: MPCAQSATSSSLDSSTPPQNSALRTFDPLNSTENTPVRSESSLAKSVNPVLGDSMRPHVENEAETSIIKPAEQPLKKPVPVKDITEKHIVIPVEEPLKTHADTPKTDIVQKPTEKPVEDPMKTPTDVPVENIVVKPEEESLKTHTETLVDGASTDQTQSSGSLQENTAKPLENKEDNTVEQVTIAQAPVVEAPLQPSDHGELSLVSALETPTTELTQEPSEVAPEEHNRLNSEAELKFLVIQSQVASTGVNEVNKVL; this comes from the exons ATGCCATGTGCACAGAGTGCCACCTCCTCCAGCTTGGACTCATCCACACCTCCTCAAAACTCAGCCTTGAGGACGTTTGA CCCTCTGAACTCAACAGAAAACACACCAGTCAGGAGTGAGTCCAGTCTGGCCAAAAG TGTAAATCCTGTCCTTGGGGACTCCATGAGACCACATGTTGAGAATGAAGCGGAGACATCAATAATCAAACCCGCAGAGCAACCATTGAAGAAACCTGTTCCTGTAAAGGACATAACAGAAAAACATATCGTCATACCTGTAGAGGAACCACTGAAGACACATGCAGACACTCCTAAAACAGATATAGTGCAGAAACCTACAGAAAAACCTGTAGAGGATCCAATGAAGACACCTACAGATGTTCCTGTAGAGAACATAGTGGTGAAACCTGAAGAAGAATCACTGAAGACACATACAGAGACTCTGGTGGATGGAGCTTCAACAGATCAAACACAATCCAGTGGATCACTGCAGGAGAATACAGCAAAGCCTTTAGAGAATAAAGAAGACAACACAGTTGAACAAGTCACAATAGCACAAGCCCCTGTAGTAGAGGCTCCACTCCAACCAAGTGATCATGGGGAACTTTCACTAGTATCTGCTCTGGAAACTCCAACTACAGAGCTGACCCAAGAACCCTCTGAGGTAGCCCCGGAAGAGCACAATAGACTGAACAGTGAAGCTGAATTGAA GTTTTTGGTGATCCAATCCCAGGTGGCCAGTACAGGTGTAAACGAGGTCAATAAGGTTTTGTGA
- the LOC128011687 gene encoding type-2 angiotensin II receptor, whose protein sequence is MEKESSYNLTAPSVSLLHPNMTSCDYISTSTWQYQKKVIPAIYSLIFLLGFLGNMLVVCVLFHSSGRRTVANTYLMNLAMSDLLFLSSLPFWAVYYSLDYNWVFGKVMCKLCGGLVTINVYASIFFITCMSVDRYYAIVYPLHSQSCRSINRARCVSGIIWVVAALTTLPTVVFRDIHIISSNNVTACVIYFPSSHWQTGLTLAKNTLGFFLPFVIIATCYSRIAVHLLATPNYLEQDYTRLLHVLRMVVAVVLVFFFCWFPFHVLAFLGALGELGVELDCWVLQAIHKLLPFFICLGFSNSAINPFLYCFVGNHFQEKLWQFYGDVLSQKRDSISTRLSSFSRKLSDLKETVPMEFLEQQNNL, encoded by the coding sequence ATGGAAAAAGAATCCAGCTATAACCTGACTGCACCCAGTGTGTCTTTGTTACACCCTAATATGACCTCATGTGACTACATATCTACCTCCACCTGGCAGTACCAGAAGAAAGTGATTCCCGCTATCTACAGCCTCATTTTCCTACTGGGTTTTCTTGGGAACatgctggtggtgtgtgtgttgtttcaCAGTTCAGGCCGAAGGACTGTAGCCAACACGTATCTGATGAATCTAGCCATGTCAGACTTACTGTTTCTGAGCTCTTTGCCGTTCTGGGCTGTGTACTATTCACTGGATTACAACTGGGTTTTCGGGAAGGTCATGTGTAAGCTGTGTGGAGGTCTGGTAACGATAAACGTCTACGCTAGTATATTTTTCATCACCTGTATGAGTGTTGATCGATATTATGCCATCGTCTACCCACTGCACTCTCAGAGCTGTAGGAGCATAAATCGGGCCAGATGTGTTAGCGGCATCATTTGGGTCGTGGCGGCTTTGACAACGTTGCCAACAGTTGTGTTCCGTGACATACACATTATTTCCAGTAACAATGTTACGGCTTGTGTCATTTATTTCCCCAGTTCCCACTGGCAAACCGGGTTAACTCTTGCTAAGAACACCCTCGGATTCTTCCTGCCATTTGTCATCATTGCAACCTGCTACAGCCGAATCGCCGTGCACCTTCTGGCCACCCCAAACTACCTGGAGCAAGACTATACCCGACTGCTCCATGTGTTGCGAATGGTGGTCGCTGTGGTGTTGGTGTTTTTCTTTTGCTGGTTTCCATTCCATGTCCTGGCGTTCCTCGGAGCTCTGGGAGAGCTGGGTGTGGAGTTGGATTGTTGGGTGCTCCAAGCGATCCATAAACTCCTGCCATTCTTCATCTGCCTCGGCTTTTCCAACTCTGCCATAAACCCTTTCCTGTACTGTTTTGTGGGAAATCACTTCCAAGAGAAACTGTGGCAGTTTTACGGGGATGTGTTGTCGCAGAAAAGAGATTCTATCAGCACAAGACTGTCTTCCTTCTCCAGGAAACTGAGTGACCTTAAAGAAACTGTGCCTATggagtttcttgagcagcagaacAACCTGTAG